ACTACGTGCGCGAAATCTTCACCGACTTCCACGAACTGCACGGCGACCGCATGTACGCCGACGACCAGTCCATCGTGGGCGGCCTGGCGCGCTTCAACGGCTCGCCCTGCATGGTGATCGGCCACCAGAAGGGCCGCGACACCAAGGAACGCGCCGCGCGCAACTTCGGCATGCCGCGTCCGGAAGGCTACCGCAAGGCCCTGCGCCTGATGCGCCTGGCCGAGAAGTTCGGCATTCCCGTGTTCACCTTCGTCGACACCCCGGGCGCCTATCCCGGCATCGGCGCCGAGGAACGCGGCCAGTCCGAAGCCATCGGCCACAACCTGTACGCCATGGCCGAACTGAAGGTGCCCGTGATCGTCACCATCATCGGTGAAGGCGGCTCGGGCGGCGCGCTGGCGATCGCCGTGGGCAACGCCGTGCTGATGCTGCAATACGCCACCTACGCGGTGATCTCGCCCGAAGGCTGCGCCTCGATCCTGTGGCGCAGCGCCGACAAGGCGCCCGAGGCCGCCGAGGCGCTGGCCATCATCGCCCCGCGCCTGAAGGACCTGGGCCTGGTCGACCGCGTCATCAACGAACCCGTGGGCGGC
The window above is part of the Achromobacter deleyi genome. Proteins encoded here:
- a CDS encoding acetyl-CoA carboxylase carboxyltransferase subunit alpha, encoding MRNTFLEFEQPLAELENKIEQLRYVQADSAVDISDEIGRLQQKSQSLAKEIYAKLTPWQTALVARHPQRPYTLDYVREIFTDFHELHGDRMYADDQSIVGGLARFNGSPCMVIGHQKGRDTKERAARNFGMPRPEGYRKALRLMRLAEKFGIPVFTFVDTPGAYPGIGAEERGQSEAIGHNLYAMAELKVPVIVTIIGEGGSGGALAIAVGNAVLMLQYATYAVISPEGCASILWRSADKAPEAAEALAIIAPRLKDLGLVDRVINEPVGGAHRDPRVMARLLRRALGDALRQLQGLTPEQLVEQRVQRVLSYGAFQEVRA